A part of Paraliobacillus zengyii genomic DNA contains:
- a CDS encoding NADH:flavin oxidoreductase has translation MSKYTKLFSEFKIGALELSNRSVVSPMTRTSAQPNGLANERMAQYYSRFARGGFSLIITEGTYPDLTHGQAYENQPGIATEEQAGAWKPVVEAVHKEGGKIFLQIQHAGAIVQYNRYTDYSIAPSIVKPKGEKLKAHGGSGEYLLPKEISKKEIETVIESFANAALRAKNIGFDGIEVHGANGYLLDQFHTDYTNLREDEFGGTPENRVRLSVLVLKAIRNKVGNNFVVGIRVSQGKVNDFNHKWRGKEDEAKIIFEKLASANPDYIHTTEFQADKPAFREYSHTLASLAKKYGNLPVIANGQLGEPETAEKMIGNGETDFVAIGTSALANPDWPKKVKDNQTLSKFDHRVFDPIAVIREEETY, from the coding sequence ATGTCAAAGTATACTAAATTATTTTCCGAATTTAAGATTGGTGCATTGGAGCTATCAAATAGATCGGTAGTATCTCCAATGACTCGAACAAGTGCGCAACCGAACGGATTAGCTAATGAAAGAATGGCACAATATTATTCGCGTTTTGCTAGAGGTGGATTTTCTTTAATAATTACAGAAGGCACTTATCCTGATTTGACACATGGGCAAGCGTATGAAAATCAACCTGGAATAGCAACTGAAGAGCAAGCTGGTGCTTGGAAACCAGTGGTAGAGGCTGTTCATAAAGAAGGAGGGAAAATCTTTTTACAAATTCAACACGCAGGAGCGATTGTTCAATACAATCGCTATACGGACTATTCAATAGCTCCCTCTATCGTTAAGCCAAAAGGGGAAAAACTTAAAGCCCATGGGGGAAGTGGCGAATATTTACTACCAAAGGAAATAAGTAAAAAGGAAATTGAGACAGTTATTGAGAGTTTTGCCAATGCTGCATTAAGAGCCAAAAATATTGGTTTTGATGGTATTGAAGTCCATGGTGCCAATGGATATTTATTAGATCAATTTCATACGGACTATACAAATCTTCGTGAAGACGAATTTGGCGGGACACCTGAAAATCGTGTTCGGCTAAGTGTTTTGGTGTTAAAAGCTATTCGAAATAAAGTGGGTAACAATTTTGTTGTGGGTATCCGTGTCTCTCAAGGTAAAGTAAATGATTTTAATCATAAGTGGAGAGGAAAAGAGGATGAAGCAAAAATAATTTTTGAGAAGCTAGCCTCAGCTAACCCAGATTATATACACACAACAGAGTTTCAAGCAGATAAGCCAGCGTTTCGAGAGTATAGTCATACCCTTGCTAGCCTTGCAAAAAAATACGGAAATCTACCTGTAATTGCAAATGGACAGTTAGGAGAACCAGAAACAGCAGAAAAAATGATTGGTAATGGAGAAACGGATTTTGTTGCAATAGGAACTAGTGCACTAGCCAACCCTGATTGGCCAAAAAAAGTAAAAGATAATCAAACATTATCTAAGTTTGATCATCGTGTATTTGATCCTATTGCAGTAATAAGAGAAGAAGAAACTTATTAG
- a CDS encoding alkene reductase, whose translation MELLKPIQIGNLSLQSKVVMAPMTRGFANDSGIIHPDTINYYKKRALNGVGMIITEGIAISPEAKGTVGIPGLYTKHQAEAWRDVTKEVHKAGGIIIAQLWHVGRLSHSYFTGGIQPIAPSAIQANGLTHKVNIPYEMPKPMTKADIQKVINDFAIAAQNAINAGFDGVEIHAAHGYLIDQFHSFWTNFRKDQYGKNKFLFLEQILHAVGSTIGMEKVIARFSEHKDDLPLFVWENPEEKMKEIMEVFYNTRVQIIHPSAQQYTKPLTNHFSTLHALVRKYWDKTAIGVGELTPEIAEEAIGRKEIQLAAFGRSLLANPDLVQRIEYSKPLKTYEPKSHLLHLI comes from the coding sequence ATGGAATTATTGAAACCTATCCAAATTGGAAACTTGTCTTTACAATCTAAAGTAGTAATGGCCCCAATGACAAGGGGATTTGCTAATGATTCAGGTATTATCCATCCAGACACAATTAATTATTATAAAAAAAGGGCGCTTAATGGTGTTGGAATGATCATTACAGAAGGAATTGCGATTAGTCCAGAAGCTAAGGGGACTGTTGGGATACCCGGATTATATACTAAACACCAAGCTGAAGCATGGAGGGATGTAACAAAGGAAGTACACAAGGCAGGCGGTATAATTATTGCACAGCTTTGGCATGTAGGACGATTAAGCCACTCTTACTTTACTGGAGGAATACAGCCAATTGCACCCTCAGCAATTCAAGCAAATGGGCTAACACATAAAGTCAATATACCCTATGAAATGCCTAAGCCCATGACAAAAGCTGATATTCAAAAAGTAATAAATGATTTTGCAATAGCTGCCCAAAATGCCATCAACGCTGGATTTGATGGTGTTGAGATTCATGCAGCACATGGTTATTTAATAGACCAATTTCATTCATTTTGGACAAATTTCAGAAAAGACCAGTATGGAAAAAACAAATTTTTATTTTTAGAACAAATTTTGCATGCTGTAGGTTCAACGATAGGAATGGAGAAAGTAATCGCCCGTTTTTCTGAACATAAAGATGATTTACCTTTATTTGTTTGGGAAAATCCTGAAGAGAAAATGAAAGAAATAATGGAGGTATTTTACAATACTAGAGTTCAAATAATTCATCCATCTGCCCAACAGTACACAAAGCCGTTAACAAACCATTTTTCAACACTTCATGCATTGGTAAGAAAGTATTGGGATAAGACAGCAATTGGTGTTGGCGAATTGACACCTGAAATTGCAGAAGAAGCTATTGGTAGGAAAGAAATTCAATTAGCAGCATTTGGGCGCTCTCTTCTTGCAAATCCTGATTTAGTTCAACGAATAGAATACTCAAAACCATTAAAAACATATGAACCAAAGTCACATTTATTACACTTAATTTAA
- a CDS encoding Lrp/AsnC family transcriptional regulator — translation MDEIDHQIIMVLQQDGKTSMTKLGKQVSLSQPAVTERVKRLEERGIIDGYQAIINRKKINKSITAFLLFQASNCNAFVAYCETLEDVLEINRISGQYNFLVKVVAEKLEDLELKINDLGRHGDSTTLVVLSTPIENKPIVPYIKKDGL, via the coding sequence ATGGACGAAATAGACCACCAAATAATTATGGTATTACAGCAAGATGGCAAAACCTCGATGACAAAATTGGGGAAACAGGTTTCATTATCTCAGCCTGCGGTTACAGAACGGGTCAAAAGACTAGAAGAGAGAGGGATAATTGATGGATATCAAGCAATTATTAATCGAAAGAAGATAAATAAATCGATTACTGCCTTTTTATTGTTTCAAGCTAGTAATTGTAATGCTTTTGTTGCATATTGTGAAACGTTAGAAGATGTGTTAGAAATCAATCGTATTAGTGGTCAGTATAACTTTTTGGTGAAAGTTGTAGCAGAAAAACTAGAGGATCTAGAGCTGAAAATAAATGATTTAGGGCGTCATGGAGACTCAACCACTTTAGTAGTTTTATCAACCCCAATAGAAAATAAACCAATTGTTCCTTATATAAAAAAAGACGGGTTGTAG
- a CDS encoding helix-turn-helix transcriptional regulator: MNKTDRLLAIVLELQRKDVIRAGDLATQFETSVRTIYRDIQALCEAGVPIIAEPGTGYSLMEGFFLPPISFTVQEAVSLLIGTHFIEQQFDDDYRAKAQDARCKIEAILPGSVLIETSRVRKVMRLLNSDKVHQSKEKEYLEMIRRAILEERKIGFHYLKKFADSEGKRHSVRTVAPYGLVLVEGSWMLVAHCDLRQEIRHFRLSRMTELLDLRERFEVPMHFKLSKYTPLDDRHLLVRIRFNHEIADKVKESNYHYIEDMEEHQDGFHVVLRVRHLDEALQWVLGWGANAIVLEPKSFQKRIREEAQKILKRY; encoded by the coding sequence ATGAATAAAACAGACCGTTTGTTAGCCATCGTGCTCGAGTTACAACGTAAAGACGTTATACGGGCCGGAGATTTAGCGACCCAATTTGAAACTAGCGTACGAACGATCTACCGCGACATCCAAGCACTGTGTGAAGCAGGCGTACCGATAATAGCGGAACCCGGGACAGGATATTCCCTAATGGAAGGCTTTTTCCTTCCCCCAATTAGTTTCACGGTTCAAGAAGCAGTCAGTTTACTGATTGGAACGCACTTTATCGAACAACAATTTGATGATGATTATCGTGCTAAGGCTCAAGATGCCCGCTGCAAAATAGAGGCCATTCTACCGGGGAGTGTACTCATTGAAACATCTCGTGTACGTAAAGTTATGCGTTTGCTCAATTCTGATAAAGTTCATCAGTCAAAAGAAAAAGAATATCTTGAAATGATCCGTAGAGCGATATTAGAAGAGAGAAAGATCGGTTTTCATTATTTAAAAAAATTTGCAGATTCCGAGGGAAAACGGCATAGTGTTCGTACTGTTGCTCCCTATGGATTGGTGCTAGTTGAAGGATCATGGATGCTTGTAGCCCATTGTGATCTGCGTCAAGAAATTCGTCATTTCCGCTTGTCCCGAATGACAGAATTGCTAGATTTAAGGGAACGATTCGAAGTACCAATGCATTTTAAACTAAGTAAGTATACCCCACTGGATGATCGACATCTACTCGTCCGTATTCGATTTAACCATGAAATCGCTGATAAGGTGAAGGAATCAAACTATCATTACATAGAGGATATGGAAGAGCATCAAGATGGATTTCATGTGGTCTTACGTGTTCGTCACTTGGACGAAGCTTTACAATGGGTCCTTGGATGGGGAGCTAATGCGATTGTTTTGGAGCCTAAATCATTCCAAAAACGGATTCGTGAGGAAGCCCAAAAAATTTTAAAACGCTACTGA
- a CDS encoding LysR family transcriptional regulator, producing MELTDFKIFLTVADEENFSKGADKLGYVQSNITNRIKKLESELEVTLFNRHPKGVSLTERGLIFYEHAASINKRVEEAISAVREAENFGGKLAIGVVETLASNKFMNILSDFQKQHSNVSISLITGTSPKLLEMIQKYKLDAAFITGQTKTNTFEIEYTIQDVVSLITKKGVKAEQTPKTWAVFPEGCPFRKVLEEWLDSSGEKPTNFIEVSTLDTLLNCVKSGLASAVLPVSVINKNQELEYSSTPLPKKYRYMETQLVRHKDLMTNNALSSFIQKINENSL from the coding sequence ATGGAGTTAACTGATTTTAAAATTTTCCTAACTGTAGCTGATGAGGAGAATTTTTCTAAGGGAGCAGACAAACTAGGCTATGTACAGTCTAATATCACCAATCGAATTAAGAAACTGGAATCTGAACTAGAAGTTACGCTATTTAATAGACACCCTAAAGGCGTTAGTTTAACTGAAAGAGGCTTGATTTTTTATGAACATGCAGCTTCCATAAATAAACGGGTTGAAGAAGCAATTTCTGCTGTTCGAGAAGCAGAAAACTTCGGGGGGAAGTTAGCTATTGGAGTTGTGGAAACTCTTGCCTCAAATAAATTTATGAATATACTTTCTGATTTTCAAAAACAGCATTCTAATGTATCGATTTCGTTAATAACAGGAACATCACCAAAATTATTAGAGATGATCCAGAAATACAAGCTTGATGCTGCATTTATAACAGGCCAAACAAAAACTAATACATTTGAAATTGAATATACAATTCAAGATGTAGTTAGTCTAATTACTAAAAAAGGAGTTAAAGCTGAACAGACACCAAAGACTTGGGCTGTATTTCCAGAAGGATGTCCATTTAGAAAAGTTTTAGAAGAATGGTTAGATAGTAGCGGGGAAAAACCAACTAACTTTATCGAAGTTAGTACCTTAGACACTTTGTTAAATTGTGTGAAGTCGGGGTTGGCTTCAGCAGTTCTTCCTGTATCAGTAATTAATAAAAATCAAGAATTAGAATACAGTTCGACTCCACTACCCAAAAAGTACCGCTACATGGAAACACAACTTGTTAGACATAAAGATTTGATGACTAATAATGCCTTATCCTCTTTTATTCAAAAGATTAATGAAAATAGTCTGTAG
- a CDS encoding VOC family protein, with amino-acid sequence MNFASVRIITEDVDRLVKFYEKVMGVSAERPAPVFAELVIPSCTLAIGHLQTVPLFGAGSAVAADNHSVIIEFRIYNIDVEYERLKPFVDEWVKEPTMMPWGNRAMLFRDPDGNLVNLFEPVTEASIKRFSRRG; translated from the coding sequence GTGAATTTTGCCTCTGTACGTATCATTACTGAAGACGTAGATCGTCTTGTCAAATTCTATGAAAAAGTCATGGGTGTTTCGGCTGAACGCCCTGCGCCTGTCTTTGCCGAACTTGTTATACCATCGTGTACTCTTGCGATCGGCCACTTGCAGACGGTACCACTGTTTGGTGCTGGTTCTGCAGTGGCGGCCGACAATCACTCCGTCATTATTGAGTTTCGCATCTATAATATCGATGTCGAATACGAGCGCTTAAAACCGTTTGTAGACGAGTGGGTAAAGGAACCGACCATGATGCCATGGGGGAACCGTGCTATGTTGTTCCGTGATCCCGACGGAAACCTAGTTAACCTCTTCGAGCCGGTAACCGAGGCGTCTATCAAACGGTTCAGCCGAAGGGGTTGA